A genomic region of Halichondria panicea chromosome 5, odHalPani1.1, whole genome shotgun sequence contains the following coding sequences:
- the LOC135335969 gene encoding small G protein signaling modulator 1-like — protein MSYSNGASLSNAKTHHRHGNPVSDSEFSDWFDSDGRLVNEAAMREALFRLGVSSPCRPCLWKFLFEIYPLNSTRRDQRTIDLENRANYLALRQRWKILDNTMQSPETTIHDQPSYLELSDDEIVNQSRSNSPSSNEKSPVTNDESPTNDDTGSIEASLDCSGEMCSRCHKMIASGSLSNSVTTNSESGFSEASNTTFSSCTCTKSDQSKSSENDGVTCRRTTVDLSASSENESGCETNIQPTTSSTNGSTLSPSDGSGCQSVDQSSCSCSRSVGETSNECGICQEREEGVKKCVCEFKSSCENLSQDDEALLEILDFPSRVYAARRPVQLETSYPKARRIVLRDVARTDRNYHYFTHKRNLRKVHRILLTYAMFHPEVGYAQGMNDILARFLVVTDSEVDSYWLFASYMSKKREDFLEHTMMRKVAFVKNLVREVDRELYGFFDKSDCRDYLFCHRWLLLDFKREFPFEEALRIFEVLNSQYLELNSDRALVVTDKVIAKEFEMDAGETRSERSEVNLEFTFDVFVCVAILTMNSNDICKASDAAGIYGCLNGLSMKMNLTEVLTQAEELFYKYCRQNITRGFAEIDL, from the exons ATGTCTTACTCTAACGGAGCATCACTCTCAAATGCTAAGACTCACCATCGCCACGGTAACCCTGTGAGTGACTCGGAGTTCAGTGATTGGTTCGATTCTGACGGGAGACTAGTGAATGAGGCGGCCATGAGAGAGGCTCTCTTCCGCT TGGGTGTGTCCTCTCCATGTCGTCCCTGTCTCTGGAAGTTCCTGTTTGAAATATACCCCCTCAACTCAACAAGACG tgaccaGAGAACCATCGACCTGGAGAACAGAGCTAACTACCTGGCACTTCGACAACGCTGGAAAATCCTCGATAATACAATGCAATCCCCCGAAACAACCATCCATGACCAACCCTCGTATCTAGAACTGAGCGACGATGAAATAGTTAATCAATCCCGATCAAATTCCCCCTCCTCCAATGAAAAATCCCCTGTCACAAATGATGAATCTCCGACCAATGATGATACAGGTTCGATAGAGGCCAGTTTGGACTGCAGTGGAGAAATGTGTAGCCGATGTCACAAGATGATAGCCTCGGGCTCTTTAAGTAACTCTGTAACTACAAACAGTGAAAGCGGATTTTCAGAAGCTTCAAACACGACATTCTCctcatgtacttgtacaaaaaGTGACCAATCAAAAAGTTCTGAAAATGATGGAGTTACATGTAGGCGCACAACTGTTGATCTGTCTGCATCCTCTGAAAATGAGTCTGGGTGCGAGACTAATATTCAACCTACAACCTCAAGTACTAATGGTTCAACTTTATCCCCGAGCGATGGCAGCGGGTGTCAGAGTGTTGATCAGAGCTCGTGCAGTTGCAGTCGGTCAGTTGGGGAGACTAGCAACGAGTGTGGCATCTGTCAGGAGAGGGAGGAAGGTGTGAAGAAGTGCGTGTGTGAGTTCAAGAGCAGCTGTGAGAACTTGAGTCAAGACGATGAGGCTTTGTTGGAGATCCTCGATTTCCCTTCTCGG gTATACGCAGCTCGCCGGCCTGTCCAGTTAGAGACCAGCTATCCCAAGGCCAGGAGAATAGTTCTCAGAGATGTGGCCAGAACTGACAGGAACTATCACTACTTCACTCACAAGCGCAACCTGAGGAAGGTCCACAGAATACTCCTCACCTACGCCATGTTTCACCCGG AGGTTGGCTATGCCCAGGGCATGAATGACATCCTGGCCCGATTCCTAGTGGTGACAGACTCGGAGGTTGACTCGTACTGGCTGTTTGCCAGCTACATGTCCAAGAAGAGAGAGGACTTCCTCGAGCACACCATGATGAGGAAAGTCG CATTTGTGAAGAACCTGGTGAGGGAGGTGGACAGAGAGTTGTACGGCTTCTTTGACAAGTCTGACTGTCGTGACTACCTCTTTTGTCACAG ATGGCTGTTATTGGACTTCAAGAGGGAATTCCCCTTCGAGGAGGCCCTGAGGATATTTGAGGTGCTCAACAGTCAGTACCTGGAGCTCAACTCTGACCGGGCTCTCGTGGTAACAGACAAGGTCATCGCTAAGGAGTTTGAAATGGATG CTGGTGAGACCCGCTCtgagaggtcagaggtcaacctTGAGTTCACGTTTGATGTTTTCGTGTGTGTGGCCATTCTGACAATGAATAGTAATGACATTTGCAAGGCTTCTGATGCTGCTGGAATCTATGGCTGTCTCAACGG
- the LOC135335920 gene encoding uncharacterized protein LOC135335920 — protein MSHRTTNKKAKKLRKKSLELQAFVKHSSELHEVLNDGVLTRLAWDLFQAEIFSQATCTNITHVMLSESDKATKLVGAIIQSIKSDNSNLQTILDCCGKYIELIPVVDRMREEYDNLKDVLPGFKDEVIASSTERQYRSCLGLRTKKCYVMCIAVLSIVIGFGYVIYPQSTTIFEGFGPQQQQFLENEFERCDDQVQQQIVQQISYIRLDAPLLNISLPLPSRPEPFVGRKELIYTVMQNLFNTHTSIVGLFGPPAFGKSSLAIHIGHEIMSTKGIGVSYVDLSEFKLSFEQKPHLKRLVRGVQTYNCYSGDFEKHLLGRSVNGDYLLNWAASIAEHSILIFDNCDLVLNEWHDEFQEFILDLRKSSKDNLKVIITSQLKISFADYFSDIEVLELSEKDSKSLISVLQPNLSHHLQNEIVELVGNCPLAIKVAVMLLKTISPTMLIRDLKAKNVDAISSPQFPRRERFNVVMDTACQYLSNNSKRAAYVFSLFPGSFDEDILLFPFFIEFQEEIKNLFERSLFERYAHIFGERYKLHKLIKIYFREKILIDSKNVLKSDFKTTFVEYYTKKLYNYLTSIKSIKEPAQKDQQLITSEQHNIRQLARILLSTKDHNFSSEEIIVLLFYSQQGGLESNHSSIILDVTLTFLEENNTLLNKACSQTYTSVCKVLISNLLLSITETGYTHLPCTICDTVSGPDKLINFITDDLLQLIDNSYVFCSQNNFAHNIVKILKYLLFSLECWFSLKYSAVVFRIQMGKTGTFQSLLHFLFFFLVIQTIESYVMLCFTIFILVILYALRGYIWNKCVTTHLFFLCILYLNFYVLGVLANALGYFSLEGNGSMRYQQWCLLCIHLTCKNSFWIANFLNNLICSLIFPGIPLYFIARYFVGSIISLFMSDFHQFVYTSKRSFHN, from the exons ATGAGTCACCGTACAACAAACAAGAAAGCCAAGAAGCTAAGGAAAAAGTCTCTTGAATTGCAGGCCTTTGTTAAGCATTCCAGTGAGCTTCATGAAGTTCTCAATGATGGTGTGTTAACAAGATTGGCTTGGGATCTCTTCCAAGCAGAGATATTCTCTCAAGCAACATGTACCAACATAACACACGTCATGCTCAGTGAGAGTGATAAGGCTACAAAGCTCGTTGGTGCTATAATACAGTCTATCAAGTCTGATAACTCAAATCTACAGACCATCCTCGATTGTTGCGGCAAGTACATTGAATTGATACCAGTCGTTGATCGAATGAGAGAAGAATACGACAATCTCAAGGATGTTTTGCCAGGATTTAAGGATG AAGTTATTGCAAGCTCAACTGAACGACAGTACAGATCTTGTCTTGGACTACGAACTAAGAAGTGCTATGTGATGTGTATCGCCGTACTATCAATTGTAATCGGATTCGGATATGTAATATACCCTCAAAGTACTACTATTTTTGAGGGATTTGGTCCGCAGCAACAACAATTCTTAGAAAATGAGTTTGAAAGATGTGATGATCAAgtacaacagcaaattgtacAGCAAATTAGTTATATTAGACTAGATGCACCTCTATTAAATATCAGTTTACCATTGCCTTCCCGTCCTGAGCCCTTTGTTGGTAGAAAAGAATTAATATATACAGTTATGCAAAATCTCTTTAATACTCACACATCAATAGTTGGATTGTTTGGTCCTCCTGCTTTCGGAAAAAGTTCATTGGCTATTCATATTGGTCATGAAATCATGAGTACAAAGGGAATTGGTGTAAGTTATGTTGATCTAAGCGAATTCAAACTATCCTTTGAGCAAAAACCTCACCTGAAAAGACTTGTCAGAGGAGTACAGACATACAACTGTTACAGCGGCGATTTTGAGAAACATTTACTAGGCAGGTCTGTCAACGGTGACTACCTCTTAAACTGGGCAGCTTCAATTGCAGAACATTCTATTTTGATTTTTGATAACTGCGATCTAGTCCTTAATGAATGGCATGATGAATTCCAAGAGTTCATACTAGATTTGAGAAAGTCATCTAAAGATAATTTGAAGGTCATAATTACAAGCCAGCTAAAAATTTCTTTTGCAGACTACTTTAGTGATATTGAAGTGTTAGAGTTAAGTGAAAAGGATTCAAAATCCTTAATCAGTGTTCTTCAACCAAACTTGAGTCATCACTTACAGAATGAAATAGTTGAACTCGTAGGAAACTGTCCATTGGCAATTAAGGTGGCGGTTATGCTGCTCAAAACAATTAGCCCGACAATGTTAATCCGAGATCTAAAGGCAAAAAATGTTGATGCGATATCTTCTCCACAATTTCCAAGGCGTGAGAGGTTCAATGTTGTAATGGACACTGCTTGTCAATATCTCAGCAACAACTCCAAAAGAGCTGCATATgttttttctttgtttcctgGTTCATTTGATGAAGATATTCTTTTGTTTCCGTTTTTCATTGAATTCCAAGAAGAAATCAAAAATCTTTTTGAGCGCTCTCTATTTGAAAGGTACGCTCACATTTTTGGAGAAAGATACAAGTTGCATAAGCTAATAAAAATATATTTTAGGGAGAAGATTTTGATAGATTCAAAAAATGTATTGAAATCTGACTTCAAAACAACATTCGTAGAGTATTATACAAAGAaactttataattatctcactTCTATAAAGTCGATTAAAGAACCAGCTCAAAAAGACCAACAACTTATCACTAGCGAACAGCATAACATACGACAGCTAGCTAGAATTTTGTTAAGTACAAAAGATCACAACTTTTCTTCAGAAGAAATAATAGTTCTTCTATTTTATTCTCAACAAGGAGGCTTAGAAAGCAACCATTCAAGTATTATTCTAGATGTCACCTTGACATTTTTAGAAGAAAACAACACATTGCTGAACAAAGCGTGCTCTCAGACTTACACGAGTGTATGCAAAGTATTGATATCCAACCTATTGCTCTCCATTACCGAAACTGGCTATACACACCTCCCTTGTACAATTTGTGACACAGTTAGTGGCCCAGACAAGCTCATAAACTTTATCACTGATGACTTGCTACAGTTAATTGACAATTCTTATGTTTTCTGCTCACAAAACAATTTTGCACATAACATTGTCAAGATTTTGAAGTATTTGCTTTTTTCATTGGAGTGTTGGTTTTCATTAAAGTATTCTGCAGTTGTCTTTCGCATTCAAATGGGAAAGACTGGCACATTTCAATCTTTATTACACTTtctatttttttttttagtgaTTCAAACAATTGAATCTTACGTTATGCTTTGTTTCACGATTTTTATACTTGTGATTTTGTATGCTTTGAGAGGTTATATCTGGAACAAGTGTGTCACTACTCATCTTTTCTTTTTGTGCATTCTTTATCTTAATTTTTATGTTTTGGGTGTTTTAGCTAACGCTCTTGGATATTTTTCACTAGAAGGAAATGGATCAATGAGATACCAACAGTGGTGTCTATTATGCATACATTTAACATGTAAAAACTCGTTTTGGATTGCAAATTTTCTTAACAATCTTATATGCTCATTAATTTTTCCTGGTATTCCTCTATACTTTATAGCTAGATACTTTGTTGGCAGCATCATTAGCTTATTTATGAGTGATTTTCATCAATTTGTATACACAAGTAAAAGAAGTTTCCACAATTAG